CGCGTCCGGTCCCGCTCGCGATCCCGCACGGGCACACAAGGTCCACATCGAGTGGCAAGTGCGGGCCGTGCTGCTCCACCGCTCCGCACGGCACAATACACACCTTGCCCAAATCAACCGCGTCGTTGATCTCGGGCCACGTGAGTTTCTCGTAGCGGTATTCTGTCTGCGCGCGACTCATTGTGGGCTCCAGAATAAAAACAGAACGCGCCGCAGATAACGCGGATAAGCGCAGATCAAGACACGATTTCATTTCAATTCCGTCTTAATCCTGTTTTCATCTGCGTTATCTGCGGTTCTTTATTCTCCGCACTTTCAGCTCGACTCAGCAACCAGGTATTTCTGCACAAACTTCTCGTCAAGCGTCACACCGAGGCCGGGGCGATCGGGCACTTCCATCCACCCGTTCACAGACTGGACCTTCTCGTGCGTCAGCTCGTGGCGCAGCGGTGAGTCCTCGACGCAGTCCTCAAACACGAACGCATCGCGACACGTCGAGAGCCAGTGAATGCTCGCGGCCACGGTGAGCGGGCTGGTGTAACAGTGATTACAGAGGCGAGCGCCGATCTCTTCGACGCGCGCCCGAATGTACGCGGCGTCCGTGAACCCGCAGCGGGAGATGTCCACCTGGTACACGTCGAGCGCGCGGCGGTCGATGAGTTGCCGGAACGACTCGCGCCCGCACTCCCCCTCCCCCGCGGCGATCGGGATCGGCGACCGGTCGCGGAGCCAGACGTACCCCTCGACATCGTCCTCGCGCAGCGGTTCCTCGAACCACTCGGGGCTGTATTCGGCGAAGGCGTGCGCCCGGCGCAGCGCGGTCCGCGCGTCGTACACGCACCCCGCATCGATCAGCAGCGTGGCCTTTCCCAGCCCCTCCCGCGCCCCTCGGACGAGGTCGATGTCCACCGCTTCGGAAGTGCCCATCGGTTCCCAGCCGAACTTCACCGCAGAATACCCCGCTTCGACCCACCTCCGGGCGA
The Gemmata palustris DNA segment above includes these coding regions:
- a CDS encoding mandelate racemase/muconate lactonizing enzyme family protein → MKITQVVCQILRIPNITAKTASSQDSVLVRVRTDDGLEGVGEADSSPEVVKAIIDAPFSHNVACGLRKILVGENPLDHERLWQKMYRKTMYFGRTAVGITAMAAVDMALWDLKGKAFGQPIHRLLGGKQHDKVRGYASILFGRDGKETADIARRWVEAGYSAVKFGWEPMGTSEAVDIDLVRGAREGLGKATLLIDAGCVYDARTALRRAHAFAEYSPEWFEEPLREDDVEGYVWLRDRSPIPIAAGEGECGRESFRQLIDRRALDVYQVDISRCGFTDAAYIRARVEEIGARLCNHCYTSPLTVAASIHWLSTCRDAFVFEDCVEDSPLRHELTHEKVQSVNGWMEVPDRPGLGVTLDEKFVQKYLVAESS